One segment of Lytechinus pictus isolate F3 Inbred chromosome 13, Lp3.0, whole genome shotgun sequence DNA contains the following:
- the LOC129275085 gene encoding polyribonucleotide 5'-hydroxyl-kinase Clp1-like isoform X2, giving the protein MEIKEGLAEVFGSELMKNKIYKFSSGSKVAVFTWQGCKIILRGKTEVAYVSKETPMVMYLNTHAALEQMRQQAELEATRGPKVMVVGPGDVGKSTVCRLLLNYAVRVGRRPTFIELDVGQGSVSVPGTVGALLVERPADVEQGFALTAPLVYHFGATSPGVNMKLYQILTAKLAKVFAMRCKTNTRVAQSGCVINTCGWVKGDGYQCIKYAAQAFEVDVIIVLDQERLYNELVRDMPSFVKIVLQPKSGGVVDRSQAFRRFTRDEKVREYFYGFNCCYYPHSFEVKFADVEIYKVGAPPVPNSCLPLGMTPEDNQTKLVPVNPGPEIVHHLLSVSLADSKDDDLIATNVAGFIVITNVDMDRKTFTVLSPAPRPLPRRYLLLSDVRFMDIK; this is encoded by the exons ATGGAG atcaaAGAGGGTTTGGCAGAAGTGTTTGGCTCGGAGCTGATGaagaataaaatatacaaattttcctCAGGTTCCAAAGTAGCAGTATTCACATGGCAGGGATGCAAGATTATA CTTCGAGGTAAGACGGAGGTAGCATACGTTTCCAAAGAAACGCCCATGGTGATGTATCTGAACACGCATGCTGCTCTGGAGCAAATGAGACAACAGGCTGAACTTGAGGCTACTAGGGGACCAAAG GTGATGGTTGTCGGACCGGGAGACGTTGGGAAGAGCACAGTATGCCGATTATTATTAAACTATGCAGTCAGGGTTGGGAGGAGACCTACGTTTATTGAATTGGATGTGGGTCAG GGTTCTGTATCCGTGCCTGGTACCGTAGGAGCCTTGCTGGTAGAGAGACCAGCCGACGTAGAACAAGGTTTCGCCCTCACCGCCCCTCTAGTCTATCACTTCGGTGCTACCTCACCCGGTGTCAATATGAAACTCTATCAGATTCTCACTGCCAAGCTTGCCAAGGTCTTTGCAATGCGGTGCAAAACAAATACAAGAG TCGCTCAGAGTGGATGTGTCATCAATACGTGTGGTTGGGTCAAAGGTGACGGCTACCAATGTATCAAATATGCAGCTCAGGCATTTGAAG TTGATGTCATCATCGTTCTTGACCAGGAGAGGCTGTATAATGAACTGGTCCGAGACATGCCTTCGTTCGTCAAAATCGTGCTACAACCAAAATCTGGTGGG GTTGTGGATAGATCTCAGGCTTTCAGGCGGTTCACAAGAGACGAGAAAGTTCGAGAGTACTTCTACGGCTTTAACTGCTGTTATTATCCACATTCCTTTGAAGTCAAATTTGCTGATGTAGAAATCTACAAGGTCGGAG CTCCCCCGGTTCCTAATTCTTGCCTACCTCTTGGAATGACACCGGAAGATAATCAAACTAAACTAGTTCCAGTAAATCCAG GTCCAGAGATTGTTCATCATCTACTTAGTGTAAGTCTAGCTGATTCCAAAGATGATGATCTAATAGCAACCAATGTAGCAGGTTTCATTGTCAT TACCAATGTGGACATGGATAGGAAGACATTCACCGTGCTTTCGCCTGCTCCCCGACCGTTACCACGGCGATACCTCCTCCTTAGCGATGTACGTTTCATGGATATCAAATGA
- the LOC129275085 gene encoding polyribonucleotide 5'-hydroxyl-kinase Clp1-like isoform X1, with product MEPPEEIPVEINVNAKDCSNWEELKAQASLGEEGGKEYILSQDNELRFEVENNEIVQMEIKEGLAEVFGSELMKNKIYKFSSGSKVAVFTWQGCKIILRGKTEVAYVSKETPMVMYLNTHAALEQMRQQAELEATRGPKVMVVGPGDVGKSTVCRLLLNYAVRVGRRPTFIELDVGQGSVSVPGTVGALLVERPADVEQGFALTAPLVYHFGATSPGVNMKLYQILTAKLAKVFAMRCKTNTRVAQSGCVINTCGWVKGDGYQCIKYAAQAFEVDVIIVLDQERLYNELVRDMPSFVKIVLQPKSGGVVDRSQAFRRFTRDEKVREYFYGFNCCYYPHSFEVKFADVEIYKVGAPPVPNSCLPLGMTPEDNQTKLVPVNPGPEIVHHLLSVSLADSKDDDLIATNVAGFIVITNVDMDRKTFTVLSPAPRPLPRRYLLLSDVRFMDIK from the exons ATGGAACCCCCTGAAGAAATACCCGTTGAAATTAATGTTAATGCGAAAGATTGCTCAAATTGGGAAGAGTTAAAAGCTCAGGCCAGTCTAGGAGAAGAG GGTGGCAAGGAGTACATACTTTCTCAAGACAACGAACTGCGATTTGAAGTCGAAAACAATGAAATCGTACAAATGGAG atcaaAGAGGGTTTGGCAGAAGTGTTTGGCTCGGAGCTGATGaagaataaaatatacaaattttcctCAGGTTCCAAAGTAGCAGTATTCACATGGCAGGGATGCAAGATTATA CTTCGAGGTAAGACGGAGGTAGCATACGTTTCCAAAGAAACGCCCATGGTGATGTATCTGAACACGCATGCTGCTCTGGAGCAAATGAGACAACAGGCTGAACTTGAGGCTACTAGGGGACCAAAG GTGATGGTTGTCGGACCGGGAGACGTTGGGAAGAGCACAGTATGCCGATTATTATTAAACTATGCAGTCAGGGTTGGGAGGAGACCTACGTTTATTGAATTGGATGTGGGTCAG GGTTCTGTATCCGTGCCTGGTACCGTAGGAGCCTTGCTGGTAGAGAGACCAGCCGACGTAGAACAAGGTTTCGCCCTCACCGCCCCTCTAGTCTATCACTTCGGTGCTACCTCACCCGGTGTCAATATGAAACTCTATCAGATTCTCACTGCCAAGCTTGCCAAGGTCTTTGCAATGCGGTGCAAAACAAATACAAGAG TCGCTCAGAGTGGATGTGTCATCAATACGTGTGGTTGGGTCAAAGGTGACGGCTACCAATGTATCAAATATGCAGCTCAGGCATTTGAAG TTGATGTCATCATCGTTCTTGACCAGGAGAGGCTGTATAATGAACTGGTCCGAGACATGCCTTCGTTCGTCAAAATCGTGCTACAACCAAAATCTGGTGGG GTTGTGGATAGATCTCAGGCTTTCAGGCGGTTCACAAGAGACGAGAAAGTTCGAGAGTACTTCTACGGCTTTAACTGCTGTTATTATCCACATTCCTTTGAAGTCAAATTTGCTGATGTAGAAATCTACAAGGTCGGAG CTCCCCCGGTTCCTAATTCTTGCCTACCTCTTGGAATGACACCGGAAGATAATCAAACTAAACTAGTTCCAGTAAATCCAG GTCCAGAGATTGTTCATCATCTACTTAGTGTAAGTCTAGCTGATTCCAAAGATGATGATCTAATAGCAACCAATGTAGCAGGTTTCATTGTCAT TACCAATGTGGACATGGATAGGAAGACATTCACCGTGCTTTCGCCTGCTCCCCGACCGTTACCACGGCGATACCTCCTCCTTAGCGATGTACGTTTCATGGATATCAAATGA